The genomic window TCTCGCGTGTGCCGGTGTGCACGAAAAGGTCGAAGGCGGCATAGCTGCGGGCCAGGTCGAGGCCCTCCTGCCGGCCGAGCAGCACGACTCCGGGGAGCTGGTCGCGCAGCAACTCTGCGCTGGGACCGTCACCGACCAGGACGATCTGGGTGTGGGGCAGGGAGTTGAGCTCGGCGAGGCGGTGCAGCTCCTTCTCCGGCGCCAGACGGCCGACATAGCCCACGATCAGCTCACCGTTCGGCGCCAGCCGCCGTCGCAGCGCGTCGGTCTCGGCATCGGCCCTGCGGTCCGGGTGGAAGAGCGTGGAGTCGACACCTCGACCCCACAGGGCGACCCGGGGCACGTCGTGGCTGGCGAGGTCCTGGAGCGCGGCGGAGGACGGTGCGAGGGTCAGGTCGGCCTGCGAGTGGATGCGCCGGATCCAGCGCCAGGCCGCGCGGGCGGTCAGGTCGCCGATCGGCCCCGAGTGCTGGCGGATGTAGCTGGGCATGTCGGTCTGATAGATCGCGACCGACGGGATGCCGAGACTCCGGGCGGCGGTCAGTCCGCGCCCACCCAGGACGAACGGCGAGGCCACGTGCACCACGTCGGGTCGGAACCGGTGGAGCACCGTCTCCAACTCGTAGGACGGCAGCCCGACCCGGAACTGACGGATCGGGAGGCTGCTGACGGTGTGGACCGGGAACCCGGCGTAACGCTCGGGCGCCGCGGTGTCGGCCCACGGCGTCGTCCCGGGCGCGATGACGAGAGCCTCATGGCCACCGTCCCGCAGGCTCTCGAGCACCTTGCAGACACTGGTGGTGACACCGTTGAGGGCGGGCAGGAACGACTCGGTGACGATGGCGACGCGCACGTGCTCCAGCGTGGGGCCCTCTGGTGCCGAGAGGGCGACGTCAGGGGTGGTGTCGGGTGAGCGGGAGGTGACCAGTGGGTGCCCCAGCGCGTCCCGCAGCTTCCGGCGGGGGGCCCGGTGGGCGGCACCGCTCACGTCAGGTCCTCGCGACCGGAGCTCTGCAGGGTTGCCACGATGCCCTTGACGTCCTGGACCCGCTCGCGGGTGGTCACCAGGAGCGCGTCCGGGGTGTCCACCACCACGATCCCCTCGACACCCAGGGTGACCACGGTCCGACCGCCGTGCGCGGCGACGAGACCGGTGCTGTCCTGGGAGACGACCTCACTGCGGGGGCCCAGGACCCGAAGTCCGTCGGGGGACTCCTCCAGCAGTGAGGCCAGCGAGGCGAAGTCGCCCACGTCGTCCCAGGAGAAGTCGGCCGGGACGACCGCCACCCGACCGGCATCTGCCGCGGGCTCGGCCACGGCGTGGTCGATGGAGATCTTGGTCAGCGAGGGCCACACCTCATCCAGACGGGTGGGCTCGAGAGCGATCTCCCGCAGACCCCTGACCAGCTCAGGGTGCCAGGTGCCGAGCAGCTCCAGCAGCACGCTGGCGCGGACCACGAACATGCCGGCGTTCCAGAGATAGTCCCCTGACTCGACGTAGCCCTCGGCCCGTGCCCGGTCGGGCTTCTCCACGAACTGCTCAGCCAGGCGAGCGCGCTGCGCGCCGCCCGGGGGCCAGGGGTCACCCACCTTGATGTAGCCGAAGCCGGTGGCGGGATAGGTGGGCCTGATCCCGAGCGTCACCAGCGCCCCCGAGGCGGCCGAGGCTACGGCGTCCCTGATGCAGGACTGAAAGGCCTCCGGGTCGGTGATGACATGGTCAGCGGCGAAGGAGCCGATCACCGCGTCCGGGTCGCGCCGCTCGAGCACCGCCGCGGCGAGGCCGATCGCCGGCATGGAGTCGCGTGGGCTGGGCTCGACCAGCACCTGGTCGGCCGGCAGGTCGGGCAGCTGCTCCCGGACCGCGTCGGCGTGTCGCACCCCCGTGACGACGAGCAGTCGCTGCCCGGTGAGGGGGGCCAGCCGGGTCACCGTGTCCTGCAGGAGCGAGTGCCCGCTGCCGGTGAGGTCGTGCAGGAACTTCGGCGAGGACCGCCGGGACAGGGGCCACAACCGGGTGCCGGAGCCGCCCGCCGGGATGACGCCCCAGAAGTGCTCCATGTCCGCTT from Ornithinimicrobium cryptoxanthini includes these protein-coding regions:
- a CDS encoding glycosyltransferase family 4 protein, which codes for MRVAIVTESFLPALNGVTTSVCKVLESLRDGGHEALVIAPGTTPWADTAAPERYAGFPVHTVSSLPIRQFRVGLPSYELETVLHRFRPDVVHVASPFVLGGRGLTAARSLGIPSVAIYQTDMPSYIRQHSGPIGDLTARAAWRWIRRIHSQADLTLAPSSAALQDLASHDVPRVALWGRGVDSTLFHPDRRADAETDALRRRLAPNGELIVGYVGRLAPEKELHRLAELNSLPHTQIVLVGDGPSAELLRDQLPGVVLLGRQEGLDLARSYAAFDLFVHTGTRETFGQTLQEAAAAGLAVIAPASGGPLDLIDHGSTGLLFDPDREGALREAVARLAGPERESERTLMGLAGRARVETRSWPALTEQLLGYYARAMGRDRAAVA
- a CDS encoding mannose-1-phosphate guanylyltransferase; its protein translation is MEHFWGVIPAGGSGTRLWPLSRRSSPKFLHDLTGSGHSLLQDTVTRLAPLTGQRLLVVTGVRHADAVREQLPDLPADQVLVEPSPRDSMPAIGLAAAVLERRDPDAVIGSFAADHVITDPEAFQSCIRDAVASAASGALVTLGIRPTYPATGFGYIKVGDPWPPGGAQRARLAEQFVEKPDRARAEGYVESGDYLWNAGMFVVRASVLLELLGTWHPELVRGLREIALEPTRLDEVWPSLTKISIDHAVAEPAADAGRVAVVPADFSWDDVGDFASLASLLEESPDGLRVLGPRSEVVSQDSTGLVAAHGGRTVVTLGVEGIVVVDTPDALLVTTRERVQDVKGIVATLQSSGREDLT